From a region of the Tachypleus tridentatus isolate NWPU-2018 chromosome 1, ASM421037v1, whole genome shotgun sequence genome:
- the LOC143248806 gene encoding ileal sodium/bile acid cotransporter-like: MCPVVLLAMILSLLLFLLELTAAITVTFVPESIEKLKEGDQRNVSFSVINSKPTNHSYYQLLVTDFRVADIITNKVFNLTEFQGRGTYGGRFNETFTLEGKFLGRTRIHVMALSKTGDEIEKSNPFKVSVIRKEKKLITVFIASVATLVSLSYVSMGCALDLNVIKDVIKRPVAPAVGFGCQYVIMPLIAYGIGQLLFSSPILQLGLFVFGCSPGGGASNMWTVLLEGNLNLSVTMTFLSTLASLAMMPLWIFTLGKTLFTGTSKIPYKNIFISLISMVIPLGIGILIQRYFPKVAKYGRRILVPACVIMIIYIVAFGTYANLYMFKLFTWQIVLSALVNVWFGFLFGALFAHLIGRPVEDVIAIGVETGVQNSGISIVLLGFSLEHPDSDLASVVPVAASIVMPVPLMILYVMRKIRLWCCSQQEDTYLEDVSKETKYKPVVESPTNGDYESNILMNGYI; this comes from the exons ATGTGCCCTGTTGTATTACTGGCAATGATTCTCAGCTTACTGCTGTTTTTATTAGAATTAACAGCTGCTATTACGGTAACCTTCGTTCCAGAAAGCATAGAAAAGTTAAAAGAAGGTGATCAAAGAAATGTGAGCTTCTCAGTGAtcaattcaaaaccaacaaatcACAGCTACTACCAGCTGTTAGTGACTGACTTTCGTGTTGCTGATAtcataacaaacaaagtttttaacTTGACCGAGTTTCAAGGACGTGGAACTTATGGAGGAAGATTCAATGAAACTTTTACATTAGAAGGTAAATTTCTAGGACGTACTCGTATCCATGTTATGGCTCTGTCGAAAACAGGTGATGAAATTGAGAAGTCAAATCCGTTCAAAGTTAGCGTTATCCGGAAGGAAAAGAAGTTGATCACGGTTTTCATTGCGTCCGTGGCAACGTTAGTTTCTCTAAGTTATGTCAGTATGGGTTGCGCTTTGGATCTAAACGTCATTAAAGACGTTATAAAGAGGCCTGTTGCTCCAGCCGTGGGATTTGGTTGTCAATATGTAATAATGCCTTTG ATAGCCTATGGAATAGGCCAACTGTTGTTTTCGTCGCCCATCCTTCAACTAGGTTTATTTGTATTTGGTTGTAGTCCAGGAGGTGGTGCTAGCAACATGTGGACTGTATTGCTTGAAGGGAATCTCAATCTCAGCGTCACTATGACTTTTTTAAGTACTCTTGCTTCCTTAG CCATGATGCCTCTGTGGATTTTTACTCTCGGAAAGACGCTCTTTACTGGAACTAGCAAGAtaccatataaaaatattttcatatctcTGATTAGCATGGTGATCCCTCTAGGGATCGGTATTTTGATCCAAAGGTATTTCCCCAAGGTGGCTAAGTATGGACGCCGTATCCTTGTTCCGGCCTGCGTCATAATGATCATTTACATTGTAGCATTTGGAACTTACGCAAACCTTTACATGTTCAAACTCTTTACTTGGCAAATAGTACTATCAGCTCTCGTCAATGTTTGGTTTGGATTTCTCTTCGGAGCCCTTTTTGCTCACCTGATTGGCAGGCCTGTTGAAGACGTTATCGCTATTGGTGTTGAAACTGGTGTGCAAAATTCCGGAATCTCTATTGTTCTCCTTGGTTTCTCCTTAGAACACCCGGACTCTGATCTGGCTTCTGTCGTGCCTGTTGCTGCTTCTATCGTGATGCCAGTTCCTCTGATGATATTGTATGTAATGCGGAAAATTCGATTGTGGTGTTGCTCTCAGCAGGAAGACACATATTTAGAAGACGTCAGCAAGGAAACTAAATATAAACCCGTTGTAGAGTCGCCTACTAACGGTGACTACGAATCCAACATACTCATGAATGGATATATTTGA